A single Sulfurimonas aquatica DNA region contains:
- the era gene encoding GTPase Era translates to MSTKAGFVSLIGRPNAGKSTLMNSLLGEKIAMVSQKANATRKRSNAIVMHEDTQIIFVDTPGLHEKEKILNQYMLDEALKAMGDCDLIVYLAPVTDGIEHYEKFLKINNGKVKHIIVISKIDQVKQEKLFKCINAYNQFSEHFEALIPVAIPKKVGHVDLLNTIAKNLPDSPFLFDPEDLTSELVRDIYAGFIREGIFENVSDEVPYESDVIIDSIEEDNGIDRIYATIIIEKESQKGIIIGKGGDCIKRIGKSAREKVERLSGQKAYLQLQVTVKKGWTKDVNFLKEIGYSNAQDK, encoded by the coding sequence ATGTCAACAAAAGCTGGTTTCGTATCACTCATTGGCCGTCCAAACGCAGGTAAAAGTACTCTAATGAACTCACTTCTTGGTGAGAAAATAGCGATGGTTAGCCAAAAAGCCAATGCAACGAGAAAACGTTCTAACGCTATCGTGATGCATGAAGATACACAAATTATATTTGTCGATACTCCTGGACTACACGAGAAAGAAAAAATTCTCAATCAATATATGCTTGATGAAGCGCTCAAAGCAATGGGAGATTGTGACTTAATAGTTTACTTAGCGCCTGTAACAGATGGCATTGAACATTATGAAAAGTTTTTAAAGATCAATAATGGCAAGGTCAAGCATATTATTGTGATAAGTAAAATCGACCAAGTAAAGCAAGAAAAACTTTTTAAGTGCATTAATGCATACAATCAATTTTCTGAACACTTTGAAGCGCTTATTCCTGTTGCAATTCCTAAAAAAGTTGGTCATGTAGACTTATTAAACACTATCGCTAAAAACTTGCCAGACTCACCTTTTCTGTTTGACCCCGAAGATTTAACAAGTGAATTAGTACGCGACATTTATGCGGGCTTTATTCGTGAGGGAATTTTTGAGAATGTAAGTGATGAAGTTCCTTATGAGTCTGATGTAATTATAGATTCTATCGAAGAAGACAATGGAATAGATAGGATATACGCAACAATTATCATAGAAAAAGAGTCTCAAAAAGGGATTATTATTGGTAAGGGTGGTGATTGTATAAAAAGAATAGGAAAATCAGCACGCGAAAAAGTTGAAAGACTTAGTGGGCAAAAAGCATACTTACAACTTCAAGTAACAGTCAAAAAAGGCTGGACAAAGGACGTTAACTTTTTAAAAGAGATAGGATATAGCAATGCTCAAGATAAATAA
- a CDS encoding L,D-transpeptidase family protein has protein sequence MLKINNFKFFKLLLLLTIFSMEVFSDTLTQYRIHGIENIEKTLDKDLTNKEYWDSQLKNIDTRFGYIESYTNVLACDKSGPTLSLYMQDHKKRYILKKEYGAFTGEVKGDKYKEGDLKTPVGIYNLIKKISKVDSFYGPMAFVTSYPNIYDKYKGKNGSGIWIHGLPTEQERDEYTKGCIAINNQSIECLDRNIDIEKTILIIDEQKISENENKEIFSNLLSQLYEWRYAWLYSDIESYLNFYAPEFIRFDGMDIQRFNTYKTRVFKKRESKSIIFNNINVIPYPNSKNMYKITFYEIYKSNSFEFTGDKVLIVKLENNKMKIITEK, from the coding sequence ATGCTCAAGATAAATAATTTTAAATTTTTCAAACTTCTTTTATTATTAACTATTTTCTCTATGGAAGTTTTCTCAGATACGCTCACTCAATACAGAATACACGGTATAGAAAATATTGAAAAGACTCTAGATAAAGATTTAACAAACAAAGAGTATTGGGATAGTCAATTAAAGAACATTGATACACGATTCGGCTATATAGAATCTTACACAAATGTTTTAGCTTGTGATAAATCAGGCCCTACTCTCTCTCTTTACATGCAAGATCATAAAAAAAGATATATATTAAAAAAAGAGTATGGAGCTTTCACTGGAGAGGTTAAAGGTGATAAGTACAAAGAAGGTGACCTGAAAACTCCCGTAGGAATTTATAATCTCATAAAAAAAATATCTAAAGTAGACTCTTTTTATGGGCCTATGGCGTTTGTTACATCTTATCCTAATATTTATGATAAATATAAGGGTAAAAATGGATCAGGAATATGGATACATGGGCTTCCTACTGAACAAGAAAGGGATGAATATACCAAAGGTTGTATAGCTATAAATAATCAAAGTATAGAGTGTTTGGATAGAAATATTGATATTGAAAAAACAATTTTAATAATTGATGAGCAAAAAATCAGTGAAAATGAAAACAAAGAAATCTTCTCTAATCTACTTAGCCAACTATATGAATGGAGATATGCATGGCTCTACAGTGATATAGAATCTTATTTAAATTTTTATGCACCAGAATTTATAAGATTTGATGGCATGGATATTCAAAGATTCAATACATATAAAACAAGAGTGTTTAAAAAGAGAGAGAGCAAGAGCATAATCTTTAACAATATTAATGTAATACCTTATCCTAACAGTAAAAACATGTACAAAATCACTTTTTATGAAATTTATAAATCTAATAGTTTCGAGTTTACTGGAGATAAAGTTTTAATAGTTAAGTTAGAGAACAATAAAATGAAAATTATAACTGAGAAATAG
- a CDS encoding M99 family carboxypeptidase catalytic domain-containing protein, with translation MKFVLLISFLLLSSLNAKIQLIKKENPDSNTTLLVIAGIHGNEPGGYFAASILETHYKITSKNLWIIPNLNKESIINNSRGIHGDMNRKFSYIKKGDKDKKTIDEIKKIILSKKVSLVLNLHDGHGFYRKENKGSIFNPNAWGQTCVIDQCNLKQDQPFGNLNNIAMSVKNNINKKLLKKHHSFDVKNTNTKYDDEAMQLSLTYFAVTNSKPAFAIETSKDLSSLTEKVFYQLLAIEEYMNIMGIEFKRDFKFNEKEIGKLINNYGNITINGVISFNLDNIKKSLSYIPIKSKSNVFNFTHPLGDVKKINNNYSLYIGNKKITTLRPQYFTLSKSCQDSYDVIVDNEVTNVKKASSFEVSADFEVLESKNYRVNVIGFQKKGHKDESGIKIALKDMNKRFSLDKDNRLYRVEFYNKNEFCSMLMVQFK, from the coding sequence ATGAAATTTGTACTATTAATCTCTTTTTTACTCCTTAGCTCTCTAAATGCAAAGATACAGTTAATTAAAAAAGAGAATCCTGATTCTAATACTACTCTTTTAGTTATTGCAGGAATTCATGGAAATGAACCTGGAGGTTACTTTGCAGCTTCAATTTTAGAAACTCACTATAAAATCACCTCTAAAAACTTATGGATAATACCAAATTTAAATAAAGAGAGTATTATCAATAATAGTCGGGGCATACATGGAGATATGAACAGAAAATTTTCATATATAAAAAAGGGTGATAAAGACAAAAAAACGATAGATGAAATAAAAAAAATCATACTCTCTAAAAAAGTTTCTCTTGTTCTAAACCTTCATGATGGTCATGGTTTTTATCGAAAAGAGAATAAAGGGAGTATATTTAATCCAAATGCATGGGGGCAGACATGCGTAATAGACCAATGCAATCTCAAACAAGATCAGCCATTTGGAAATCTAAATAATATTGCAATGAGTGTAAAAAACAATATTAATAAGAAACTACTAAAAAAACACCATAGCTTTGATGTAAAAAATACAAATACAAAATATGACGATGAGGCAATGCAACTCTCTCTTACTTACTTCGCTGTTACAAATAGTAAACCTGCATTTGCAATCGAGACAAGCAAAGACCTCTCTTCACTGACTGAAAAAGTTTTTTATCAACTTCTAGCGATAGAGGAGTATATGAATATTATGGGTATTGAGTTTAAAAGAGACTTTAAGTTTAATGAGAAAGAGATAGGTAAACTGATTAATAATTATGGAAATATAACAATAAATGGGGTTATTTCATTTAATTTAGATAATATAAAAAAATCTTTAAGCTATATTCCGATAAAATCGAAGAGTAATGTATTTAATTTCACCCATCCTCTAGGGGATGTAAAGAAAATTAATAATAATTATTCTTTATATATAGGTAATAAAAAAATAACTACTTTAAGACCACAGTACTTTACTTTATCGAAAAGTTGCCAAGATAGTTACGATGTAATTGTAGATAATGAAGTAACAAATGTAAAAAAAGCTTCATCTTTTGAAGTAAGTGCCGATTTTGAGGTATTAGAGAGTAAAAACTACCGTGTTAATGTTATTGGCTTTCAAAAAAAAGGCCATAAAGATGAGAGTGGCATTAAGATTGCTTTAAAAGATATGAATAAAAGATTTTCACTTGATAAAGACAATCGTCTCTATAGAGTGGAATTTTATAATAAAAATGAGTTTTGTTCCATGCTAATGGTTCAATTTAAATAG
- the mshL gene encoding pilus (MSHA type) biogenesis protein MshL, whose product MKYMQKQLYTTLLTLLLSTTSFADCSYELFSISSAKNTKIIDFIDQLSDECGFSIIVTDPNAEKFLNTNLNKTNLKNLTIDEVLNIILLENNLSYTLVDNLLKISYLTTKVFEIDYILSQRKSTGSTDVTLSSSAAPQGGMNGSMGGSSTAGAMGGGANGMMGTQAGASSNSQTGIKIESTDEVKFWEALDLEFQSILNRPHDSYKASAPIINKNAGLITVTATSKQMNRFEGYLKRLQDKVQLQVLIDVQLLSVTMNEGETTGIDWKQLYALQNFEVGINTIDHQNVSEFTGNDITTLAVAADTIKGVSKMVNIKATASLNEVIKFLQTQGDVSAISNPKVLTLNNQPALITAGTEYFYKIQTATNQQGSSGGVAATTQNDNVQSVFAGVLLTITPEISDDKTITLKINPSLSETTQDISTTNNSGRDMPPDLNRRQLSSVVTVKDGNRIILGGLINTKSIYEGNKVPILGDIPIISYLFKYEEKIKQVEELVIIIEPHIIQKEKSSVSLSDLGYEGLDEDMFVTNIIKETKKSSDKLSIEK is encoded by the coding sequence ATGAAATATATGCAAAAACAACTTTACACAACACTACTAACACTGCTGCTATCCACTACAAGTTTTGCGGATTGTTCTTATGAACTGTTTAGTATTAGTTCTGCAAAAAACACAAAAATAATTGACTTTATTGATCAACTTAGTGATGAGTGTGGTTTTAGCATAATAGTAACTGATCCAAATGCAGAGAAATTTCTCAATACTAATTTAAATAAAACTAATTTAAAAAATCTAACAATTGATGAAGTTCTAAATATTATATTACTAGAAAATAACCTATCGTACACGCTTGTCGATAATTTATTAAAAATTTCCTATTTAACTACTAAAGTTTTTGAGATTGATTACATACTTTCTCAAAGAAAAAGTACAGGTAGTACTGATGTAACATTAAGCTCTTCGGCTGCTCCACAAGGTGGGATGAATGGATCAATGGGCGGATCATCGACTGCTGGAGCTATGGGTGGTGGGGCTAACGGAATGATGGGAACTCAAGCAGGAGCATCATCAAACTCTCAAACAGGTATAAAGATTGAAAGTACAGACGAAGTAAAATTCTGGGAAGCTCTAGATTTAGAATTTCAAAGTATCCTAAATCGTCCACATGACTCATATAAAGCAAGCGCTCCAATAATAAATAAAAATGCTGGTTTAATTACTGTGACTGCAACATCTAAACAGATGAATAGATTTGAAGGATATCTAAAAAGACTTCAAGATAAAGTACAACTACAAGTTTTAATTGATGTTCAATTACTTTCAGTTACTATGAATGAAGGCGAAACTACCGGTATTGATTGGAAGCAACTTTATGCTCTTCAAAACTTTGAAGTTGGTATAAATACAATTGATCACCAAAATGTATCTGAATTTACAGGTAATGATATAACTACTTTAGCAGTTGCCGCAGACACAATAAAAGGTGTTTCTAAAATGGTAAATATTAAAGCAACTGCTAGTTTAAATGAAGTTATAAAATTTTTACAAACACAAGGTGATGTAAGTGCTATATCAAATCCAAAAGTTTTAACTTTAAATAATCAACCAGCACTTATTACTGCTGGTACAGAGTATTTTTATAAAATACAAACTGCGACAAATCAACAAGGTAGTAGTGGAGGTGTTGCAGCGACAACACAAAATGATAATGTTCAATCTGTCTTCGCGGGAGTCTTATTAACTATAACTCCAGAAATATCTGATGATAAAACGATAACATTAAAGATCAATCCATCTCTTTCTGAGACAACACAGGATATATCTACTACAAATAATTCAGGGAGAGATATGCCACCAGATTTAAATCGTCGTCAACTCTCCTCTGTGGTAACCGTAAAAGATGGAAATAGAATTATCCTTGGTGGTTTAATTAATACTAAAAGTATATATGAAGGGAATAAGGTTCCTATTCTCGGTGATATACCTATTATTAGTTATCTATTTAAGTATGAAGAAAAAATCAAACAAGTAGAAGAACTTGTTATTATAATAGAACCACACATCATTCAGAAAGAAAAAAGTTCTGTTTCTCTTTCTGACTTAGGTTATGAAGGTTTGGATGAGGATATGTTTGTTACGAATATAATAAAAGAGACAAAGAAATCTTCAGACAAATTATCTATAGAAAAGTAA